ACCCGGTTTTACGTTCCGTTGCTCCCTAATGTCCCATTCTCCAAAACCGGAGCCGAACTGCTCTTTGAAGTTGTCAGTCGGGCCTACGAGCGGACCAGCGTAATGGTGACAACCAACCTGCCGTTCGAAAACTGGACCGAAGTGACCGGCAGTGAACGGTTGAC
This genomic stretch from Candidatus Manganitrophaceae bacterium harbors:
- a CDS encoding ATP-binding protein, encoding MLPNVPFSKTGAELLFEVVSRAYERTSVMVTTNLPFENWTEVTGSERLT